One window from the genome of Corynebacterium sp. SCR221107 encodes:
- a CDS encoding extracellular solute-binding protein yields the protein MGAVLAAALGSASLVACSSDSSSSDSSGDNAASASGAVTLTVWTSQEDQTDDNAWLQTMEKKFQEENPDLDITFKNSVVSSADAGTTVNQDPAAAADVYYYANDQLGALLDAGAVGQLSDDGMAQLKEQASDTLAASIQGPDGESYGLPVEPNTWFMYYNKSKLSAEDVKSFDTMLEKAKVSFPISNSWYLPAFYAGAGATFFGEDGLQEDAGINLGDKAADVTKYLVDVAANPNFVNDADGAGMGGLASGAVDVVFSGAWDSKNAQEALGDNYAVATLPTFTLGGEQVQMKAFSGSKAIGYNPNTSNPQVAAKFAEFLASSESQKIHFQKNGVIPADQTLATDEEVSADPVAVALFETVGSNSILQPTFKAMSDFWDPAENFGKAIMNGEVTADNAAEKTDAWMAAYK from the coding sequence ATGGGCGCAGTTCTGGCGGCCGCACTGGGTAGCGCAAGCCTCGTAGCCTGCAGCTCCGACAGCTCTTCCTCTGACTCTAGCGGCGACAACGCAGCTAGCGCATCGGGTGCAGTGACCCTCACCGTGTGGACCTCCCAAGAGGATCAGACGGATGACAATGCTTGGCTGCAGACCATGGAGAAGAAGTTCCAGGAGGAAAACCCGGATCTGGACATCACCTTCAAGAACTCCGTCGTTTCTTCTGCTGACGCCGGAACCACCGTCAATCAGGACCCGGCCGCGGCAGCCGACGTCTACTACTACGCCAACGACCAGCTCGGCGCTTTGCTGGATGCAGGTGCCGTCGGTCAGCTTTCCGATGATGGCATGGCACAGCTGAAGGAGCAGGCCTCCGATACCCTGGCGGCCTCGATCCAAGGCCCCGACGGCGAAAGCTATGGCCTGCCCGTCGAGCCAAACACCTGGTTCATGTACTACAACAAGTCCAAGCTGTCGGCCGAGGACGTCAAGAGCTTCGACACCATGCTGGAAAAGGCTAAGGTCTCCTTCCCGATCTCGAACTCCTGGTACCTCCCAGCCTTCTACGCAGGCGCTGGTGCTACCTTCTTCGGCGAGGATGGACTGCAAGAGGACGCCGGAATTAACCTCGGCGATAAGGCTGCCGATGTGACCAAGTACTTGGTCGACGTCGCTGCCAACCCGAACTTCGTCAATGATGCCGACGGCGCCGGCATGGGCGGACTGGCAAGCGGCGCCGTTGATGTTGTCTTCTCCGGTGCGTGGGACTCCAAGAACGCTCAGGAAGCCCTCGGCGACAACTACGCTGTTGCCACCCTGCCGACCTTCACCCTCGGTGGTGAGCAGGTGCAAATGAAGGCCTTCTCCGGTTCCAAGGCCATCGGTTACAACCCGAACACCTCCAACCCGCAGGTGGCCGCAAAGTTTGCTGAGTTCCTGGCTTCGAGCGAGTCGCAGAAGATCCACTTCCAGAAGAACGGTGTCATCCCGGCTGACCAGACCCTGGCCACCGACGAGGAAGTCTCTGCAGACCCGGTCGCTGTTGCCCTGTTTGAGACCGTCGGCAGCAACTCCATCCTCCAGCCGACATTCAAGGCAATGTCCGACTTCTGGGATCCGGCGGAGAACTTCGGCAAGGCCATCATGAACGGTGAGGTCACTGCCGATAACGCCGCCGAGAAGACCGACGCCTGGATGGCTGCTTACAAGTAA
- the pulA gene encoding type I pullulanase, which produces MQEPSPRERLFGLYYDGPLGVTISANETTFAVWAPSAKSMQVVLFDPTGPERCLEMEPGSSGEWMRVVPEDLTGAEYVYQVGGEPARRAVDPYARAVTANGERAVVVDVGKQLGAPRRLPSFGDPATAVIYEAHVRDMTIAPDNGITHKGKFLGLAEAGTRTKQGHLSGLDYITSLGITHVQLLPIFDFGSVDELGDLGFNAQYNWGYDPDNYNVPEGSYSTDPSDPLARLTQLRALVDACHARGIRVIMDVVYNHVYDAATNPLEILEPGYYFRKDHWGNYHDATVCGNETASERPMMRRFIVDSVRYWAETFGLDGFRFDLMGIHDVDTMNAVRAVLDDIDPGIILLGEGWAMGNHDEGAVGADQRAGHLMPRISMFNDTFRDVVKGSNFQLEGAGFVSGNPHYATDDAPADTAAAADLLLDSMLGAPGTRNYHDAAQSVVYNESHDNYTMFDKLTGTASLIGAPEEEIARRHRLATSIQLLSHGLAFVHAGQELLRTKQGVENSYISPDSINAFDYDRAGTMAESVDFFRALVAFRRSQPWVTETNYEVIKAKTTKVVAQGLHLSYRVADAFGPGRDAWVLANAEEGLWQSPILSGTYRVHLCDEQVVPEPSRVSLGEEFPVPALSVAVLERCAVAMDGR; this is translated from the coding sequence ATGCAAGAACCCTCCCCGCGCGAGCGCCTGTTTGGCCTGTACTACGACGGCCCGCTTGGCGTCACCATCAGCGCTAACGAGACCACCTTCGCCGTCTGGGCACCGAGTGCGAAGTCGATGCAGGTGGTGCTGTTTGATCCCACCGGTCCCGAGCGCTGTCTGGAGATGGAGCCAGGGTCCTCCGGGGAGTGGATGCGCGTCGTGCCGGAAGACCTTACCGGTGCGGAGTATGTTTACCAAGTCGGTGGTGAACCCGCCCGCCGTGCGGTAGACCCCTACGCGCGTGCGGTCACGGCAAACGGCGAGCGTGCGGTGGTGGTGGACGTCGGCAAGCAACTGGGAGCGCCCAGACGCCTGCCCAGCTTCGGCGACCCCGCAACGGCGGTGATCTACGAGGCGCACGTGCGGGACATGACGATCGCACCCGACAACGGCATCACCCACAAAGGCAAGTTTCTCGGCCTTGCGGAGGCCGGCACCCGAACCAAGCAGGGACATCTTTCCGGGCTCGACTACATCACCTCGCTGGGGATCACCCACGTGCAGCTGCTTCCCATTTTTGACTTCGGCAGCGTCGACGAGCTCGGTGACTTAGGTTTTAATGCCCAATACAACTGGGGCTATGACCCGGACAATTACAATGTGCCCGAGGGTTCCTATTCCACCGACCCCAGCGACCCGCTCGCGCGCCTAACGCAGCTACGGGCGCTGGTGGATGCGTGCCACGCCAGAGGGATCCGGGTGATCATGGACGTGGTCTATAACCACGTCTACGACGCCGCCACCAATCCTTTGGAGATCCTCGAGCCGGGCTACTACTTCCGCAAGGATCATTGGGGCAACTACCATGACGCGACCGTGTGCGGCAACGAAACCGCCAGCGAAAGGCCCATGATGCGCCGGTTCATCGTCGATTCCGTGCGCTATTGGGCAGAGACCTTTGGGCTTGACGGCTTCCGCTTCGATCTCATGGGTATCCATGACGTGGATACGATGAACGCGGTGCGGGCCGTGCTCGACGACATCGACCCGGGCATCATCCTGCTGGGGGAGGGCTGGGCGATGGGCAACCACGACGAAGGCGCGGTCGGCGCCGACCAGCGCGCGGGCCACCTCATGCCGCGGATCTCAATGTTCAACGATACGTTCCGCGACGTGGTGAAAGGTTCCAATTTTCAGCTGGAGGGTGCGGGCTTTGTCAGCGGCAACCCCCACTACGCCACCGACGATGCCCCCGCTGACACCGCGGCCGCGGCCGATTTGCTGCTGGACTCGATGCTGGGTGCGCCGGGCACCCGCAATTACCACGATGCGGCGCAGTCGGTGGTCTACAACGAGTCGCACGACAACTACACGATGTTTGACAAGCTCACGGGAACGGCAAGCCTGATCGGCGCACCGGAGGAGGAGATTGCGCGCAGGCACCGCCTGGCAACGAGCATCCAGCTGCTTTCGCATGGGTTGGCCTTTGTCCACGCGGGGCAGGAGCTGCTGCGCACCAAGCAAGGGGTGGAAAATTCCTACATCTCACCCGATAGCATCAACGCCTTCGACTACGACCGTGCTGGCACCATGGCCGAATCGGTGGACTTCTTCCGCGCGCTCGTTGCTTTCCGACGTTCCCAGCCGTGGGTCACCGAAACTAACTACGAGGTGATCAAGGCGAAAACAACCAAGGTGGTAGCCCAGGGACTGCACTTAAGCTACCGGGTCGCCGATGCCTTCGGGCCAGGACGCGACGCATGGGTGCTGGCCAACGCCGAGGAGGGTCTGTGGCAGTCGCCGATCCTCTCGGGGACGTATCGCGTTCACCTCTGTGACGAGCAGGTGGTGCCCGAGCCGAGCCGGGTGAGCCTCGGCGAGGAATTCCCGGTGCCCGCGTTATCGGTGGCCGTGCTGGAGCGTTGTGCGGTGGCAATGGACGGGCGCTGA
- a CDS encoding glycoside hydrolase family 32 protein produces MTDFRPRLHITAPTGRLNDPNGLFIEDGILHVYYQKDPAFPFGAKRTGWGHVSTPLGALAQPAETSAHSAQGSHGDDSAQSSRITEWNGVWTHHPDALYPDAAYDANGCYSGGAVRDERGDVRLFYTGNLKKVDANGEVVRIATQNSVDVAEPNSALGGVYRRSTANPLIDGPAAGYTAHYRDPMITLDPDADKPGHKKYRMVIGAQRADETGAVVLYRSDDLEQWEFAGEVEFDLSEAVPGLSPDLIPGGYMWECPNLFSIRDQQSGERFEVLIICPQGLDKVVDEAGCTHYASSDQCGYIVGHLEDTTFHVVRGFSELDYGHQFYAPQVVALDEAEVPETYVLFGWMGLPAQDDTPSVDAEGWVHSLTVPRELTLYGLHLRQRLVVPENVCTGGQHHSAKVCYRRELLKQGEVTLEARDMSGSVVISANYVPNGQQVLSVTYGGDTRTIACGPGELEILLDGATCEITAQNGEITFSIAAFPTPGVGWDTINC; encoded by the coding sequence ATGACCGATTTCCGCCCGCGCCTGCATATCACCGCGCCCACCGGCCGCCTCAACGACCCCAACGGACTGTTTATCGAGGACGGGATCCTTCACGTGTATTATCAGAAGGATCCTGCCTTTCCCTTCGGTGCTAAGCGCACCGGCTGGGGGCATGTCAGCACCCCCTTGGGGGCACTGGCGCAACCTGCAGAAACCAGTGCTCACAGTGCTCAAGGCTCTCACGGCGACGATAGTGCACAAAGCTCCCGCATCACCGAATGGAACGGGGTGTGGACCCATCATCCCGATGCCTTGTATCCGGACGCGGCCTACGACGCCAACGGCTGCTACTCCGGCGGCGCGGTGCGCGACGAGCGCGGCGACGTTCGCCTGTTTTACACCGGCAACCTCAAAAAGGTTGACGCCAACGGGGAAGTGGTACGCATTGCAACGCAAAACAGCGTCGATGTTGCCGAACCCAATTCGGCGCTGGGCGGCGTGTATCGCCGCAGTACGGCCAATCCCCTCATTGACGGCCCGGCGGCCGGATACACCGCCCACTACCGCGATCCAATGATCACGCTCGATCCCGACGCCGACAAGCCTGGGCACAAGAAATATCGCATGGTCATCGGCGCGCAGCGCGCGGACGAGACCGGCGCGGTGGTGCTCTATCGCTCCGACGACCTGGAACAATGGGAGTTTGCCGGCGAGGTGGAATTCGACCTTTCCGAAGCCGTGCCGGGTCTGTCGCCCGATCTCATTCCCGGTGGCTACATGTGGGAATGTCCCAACCTGTTTAGCATCCGCGATCAGCAAAGCGGGGAGCGCTTCGAGGTGCTCATCATCTGCCCGCAAGGCCTCGACAAAGTCGTCGACGAGGCGGGATGTACGCACTATGCCTCCAGCGATCAATGCGGCTACATCGTGGGGCACCTCGAGGATACGACTTTCCATGTGGTGCGCGGATTTAGCGAGCTCGACTACGGGCACCAGTTCTACGCCCCGCAGGTCGTAGCGCTCGATGAAGCGGAGGTTCCTGAGACCTATGTGCTTTTTGGTTGGATGGGACTTCCCGCTCAAGATGACACCCCTTCGGTCGATGCGGAGGGGTGGGTGCATTCGCTCACAGTACCGCGGGAACTCACGCTTTATGGTCTTCACCTGCGACAACGTCTGGTTGTGCCCGAAAACGTTTGCACCGGTGGTCAGCATCACAGTGCAAAGGTTTGCTATCGCCGTGAACTGCTAAAACAAGGAGAAGTCACACTCGAGGCGCGCGACATGTCTGGTTCGGTGGTAATTTCGGCAAACTACGTTCCGAACGGGCAACAGGTATTAAGTGTGACCTATGGGGGAGATACCCGAACCATCGCTTGTGGCCCCGGTGAGCTGGAAATTCTGCTCGATGGCGCTACTTGTGAAATTACAGCTCAGAATGGTGAAATCACATTTAGTATTGCGGCGTTTCCTACCCCCGGTGTGGGTTGGGACACAATTAATTGTTGA
- the ygiD gene encoding 4,5-DOPA dioxygenase extradiol, with protein MTTKSFDESFRPTPDSSGLAAVFVGHGSPMNAIEENSFTRSWNEIGKQATPRAVLSVSAHWYTQGTGVTAMEHPRTIHDFWGFPDELNRVVYGAPGDPEIAALVEEVAKPTLVSQDHSWGLDHGTWSVLRHIYPEANIPVIQLSIDGTKPYEEHFALGARLATLAKENNVLILGSGNVVHNLRMYNPHMGDAGFEWADRFDEKAHELMLASPDRIPQLYEDPDFMKAVPTPDHFLPLAYIAGVADALGGDISAFNESRTGGSLSMTGYAVTAKRNG; from the coding sequence ATGACCACAAAATCTTTTGATGAATCTTTTCGCCCTACCCCTGATAGCTCCGGCCTGGCGGCCGTTTTCGTCGGCCATGGTTCGCCTATGAACGCCATTGAGGAAAACTCCTTTACTCGTTCGTGGAATGAAATAGGCAAGCAGGCTACCCCGCGCGCGGTGCTGAGCGTCTCGGCTCACTGGTATACCCAGGGCACCGGCGTGACTGCGATGGAACATCCTCGCACAATCCACGATTTTTGGGGCTTTCCGGATGAGCTCAATCGGGTTGTTTATGGAGCCCCCGGCGACCCCGAAATAGCCGCGCTCGTCGAAGAGGTTGCCAAGCCAACCTTGGTGAGCCAAGATCATTCCTGGGGGTTAGACCACGGAACGTGGTCGGTGCTGCGCCATATCTACCCCGAGGCAAATATTCCCGTCATCCAGTTGTCCATCGACGGCACGAAACCATATGAGGAGCACTTTGCCCTCGGTGCCCGGTTGGCCACGTTAGCGAAGGAAAACAACGTCCTCATCTTGGGTAGCGGAAATGTTGTTCACAATCTGCGGATGTATAACCCGCACATGGGTGATGCCGGTTTTGAATGGGCCGATCGTTTCGACGAGAAGGCGCACGAGCTGATGTTGGCCAGTCCCGACCGTATCCCGCAGCTATATGAGGATCCTGACTTTATGAAGGCCGTGCCGACCCCGGATCACTTCCTACCCCTGGCCTACATCGCCGGAGTCGCAGACGCTCTTGGCGGGGACATCAGCGCCTTCAACGAGTCGCGCACTGGCGGTTCGCTGTCGATGACCGGCTACGCGGTCACAGCCAAGCGCAACGGCTGA
- a CDS encoding sugar ABC transporter permease, with the protein MHNIRTSRRIADVATHVFLAIMAIIWVIPIVWVVAESFNKNTAPFNATFFPTDYTLDNYRKLFTETQVLNFPKMFMNTFIVAIFTCLISVAFVLMVSFALSRMRFRFRKVYMNVALILGMFPGIMAVVAIYFILKSMGLTEGNLTNVALIIVYSAGTGAGFYIMKGFMDTIPASLDEAAYLDGCTRWQVFTKIIIPIAKPMIVYQAIVGFLTPWLDFVLAKAIARTQDNYTVALGLWKMLEKEYIHDWFARFAAGAVCVSIPIVILFIVMQRYYQESMAGSVKG; encoded by the coding sequence ATGCACAACATTCGGACCTCACGCCGAATCGCTGATGTTGCCACCCACGTGTTCCTCGCCATCATGGCGATCATCTGGGTCATCCCGATCGTGTGGGTGGTTGCGGAAAGCTTCAACAAGAACACCGCACCGTTTAACGCTACCTTCTTCCCCACGGACTACACGCTGGATAACTACCGGAAGTTGTTTACGGAGACCCAGGTGCTCAACTTCCCGAAGATGTTCATGAACACCTTCATCGTGGCCATCTTCACCTGCCTTATTAGCGTCGCCTTCGTGCTCATGGTGTCCTTCGCCTTGTCGCGCATGCGCTTCCGCTTCCGCAAGGTTTACATGAACGTCGCCCTGATCTTGGGTATGTTCCCGGGCATCATGGCCGTGGTCGCCATCTACTTCATCCTGAAGTCGATGGGCCTGACCGAGGGCAACCTCACTAACGTGGCCCTGATTATCGTCTACTCCGCGGGCACCGGTGCCGGCTTCTACATCATGAAGGGCTTCATGGATACCATCCCGGCATCGCTAGATGAGGCCGCCTACCTTGATGGTTGCACCCGCTGGCAGGTGTTCACCAAGATCATTATCCCGATCGCCAAGCCCATGATCGTCTACCAGGCCATCGTTGGCTTCCTTACCCCTTGGCTGGACTTCGTGCTTGCCAAGGCCATCGCGCGCACCCAGGACAACTACACGGTCGCCCTTGGCCTGTGGAAGATGCTGGAGAAGGAATACATCCACGACTGGTTCGCGCGCTTCGCCGCGGGTGCCGTGTGCGTGTCCATTCCGATCGTCATCCTCTTTATCGTCATGCAGCGCTACTACCAGGAGTCCATGGCAGGCTCCGTGAAGGGCTAG
- a CDS encoding alpha-amylase family glycosyl hydrolase, whose amino-acid sequence MPHSLTRHTPSPAWLEDAVFYEIYPQTFHDANGDGIGDLPGIVEKLDYIADLGATALWFNPLFDSPFKDAGYDVRDYYKVAPRYGTNEDLVSLFQAAHARGIKVLLDLVPGHTSEESQWFQHSCEAEPNEFSSRYIWTSHAFDNGDGLPFIGGEAPRSGTYILNFFKCQPALNYGFNKKTRPWQQSPTDPGPMANREEMAKIIRFWLDLGADGFRVDMADSLVKFDGEDKKETIKVWQDIFSRFRADYPEAAFVSEWGHPDQALEAGFDMDFYLDWRHNGYNKLLRDTDSPRGRAADASFFKKDSGTSPQVFIDDYWPQYEATRDQGYFCFISCNHDTPRFAPRLDEAERRLFFLFLLTMPGVPFIYYGDEIGMRYLDIPTHEGGYQRTGTRTPMQWDASKPNFGFSTAPADSLYLPVDDEVAAPDVASQLADDHSLRSFVKQLITLRRATPALQAKADLRFGWAHDHSRILTYTREDAEGNSYVIALNAGTDNDTFTLKAPGEVVFSHGASTLAGTSVALGPVSGVIIRIGG is encoded by the coding sequence ATGCCACATTCACTCACCCGACACACCCCTTCGCCCGCGTGGCTTGAAGACGCAGTGTTTTATGAGATCTATCCCCAAACCTTCCACGACGCCAACGGTGACGGCATCGGCGACCTGCCGGGAATCGTCGAGAAGCTCGACTACATTGCCGACCTCGGCGCCACCGCCTTGTGGTTCAATCCCCTGTTTGACTCGCCATTCAAGGACGCAGGCTACGACGTCCGCGACTACTACAAGGTCGCCCCGCGCTACGGCACCAATGAGGATCTGGTCAGCTTGTTCCAGGCCGCCCACGCCCGCGGGATCAAGGTGCTCCTCGATCTTGTTCCGGGACACACCAGCGAGGAAAGCCAGTGGTTCCAACACTCCTGCGAAGCCGAGCCAAACGAATTTTCCTCCCGCTACATCTGGACCTCCCACGCCTTCGATAACGGCGATGGCCTGCCGTTTATCGGCGGCGAGGCCCCGCGTTCGGGAACCTATATCCTCAACTTCTTTAAGTGCCAACCGGCGCTGAACTATGGCTTTAACAAAAAGACGCGCCCCTGGCAGCAGTCGCCCACCGATCCGGGCCCCATGGCCAACCGTGAGGAGATGGCGAAGATCATTCGTTTCTGGCTCGATCTCGGCGCCGATGGCTTCCGTGTCGACATGGCAGACTCGCTGGTGAAGTTCGACGGCGAGGACAAGAAGGAAACGATCAAGGTCTGGCAGGACATCTTCTCCCGCTTCCGCGCCGACTACCCCGAGGCCGCGTTTGTCTCCGAGTGGGGCCATCCGGACCAGGCTCTCGAGGCCGGATTCGATATGGATTTCTACCTCGACTGGCGACACAATGGTTATAACAAGTTGCTGCGTGACACCGACAGCCCCCGGGGTAGGGCCGCCGACGCCAGCTTTTTCAAGAAGGATTCTGGCACCTCCCCGCAGGTGTTCATCGACGACTACTGGCCGCAGTACGAGGCCACGCGCGACCAGGGCTATTTCTGCTTCATTTCCTGCAATCACGACACCCCGCGCTTCGCCCCGCGCCTCGATGAGGCCGAGCGCAGGTTGTTTTTCCTCTTTCTTTTGACCATGCCGGGTGTGCCGTTTATCTATTACGGCGATGAGATCGGCATGCGCTACCTCGACATCCCCACCCACGAGGGCGGTTACCAGCGCACCGGCACCCGCACGCCTATGCAATGGGATGCTTCCAAGCCCAACTTCGGCTTTTCCACCGCGCCCGCCGACTCGCTCTACTTGCCGGTCGACGATGAGGTCGCAGCCCCCGATGTTGCATCGCAGCTTGCCGACGACCACAGCCTCCGCAGCTTCGTCAAGCAGCTCATCACCCTACGGCGTGCCACCCCAGCGTTGCAGGCCAAGGCCGACCTGCGCTTTGGCTGGGCCCACGATCATTCCCGCATCCTCACCTACACCCGCGAGGATGCCGAGGGTAACAGCTACGTCATCGCCTTGAACGCCGGCACCGACAATGACACCTTCACCCTCAAGGCCCCCGGCGAGGTGGTTTTCTCCCACGGCGCGTCCACGCTCGCTGGCACGTCCGTGGCGCTGGGTCCAGTCTCCGGAGTGATCATCCGCATCGGCGGCTAA
- a CDS encoding carbohydrate ABC transporter permease codes for MKVGLLPKADSPGDNQRRTRRSDDNYSEYGLANAWKYGDALTKASLLVFGLGNLVRKQYLKGIAFLAIEIAAIYYFVTKGVKALEEFPSLGGGGQTREKVNGFWVYTNSDPSTVVLLNGIATIFFILIFIWFATVALRSAYKAQAYAERTGRARTLGEDLRALTDDDAPILFMSLPTAGILLFTILPLIFMISMAFTSFDSKNPQQFKWVGFENFGKVLSNDGGTVNLKLFVSVLIWTLVWAFFATFLNYFLGMFMAMLINRRTTWGKGFWRAIFSLSVAVPQFVSLLVLRSMLQPEGAVNRLLSGAGLIDSPLPFFTDTTWARVTVIVINLWIGIPYTIMQVTGILQNIPGELYEAARLDGASWWQTFRSVTMPYMLFVMTPYLITTFTANVNNFNVIYLLSGGAPTPVGDSAGKTDLLITWLYKLTVDRGDYNVGAVIGIFTFIVLSVVALITYRRSGSYKNEEGFQ; via the coding sequence ATGAAGGTGGGGCTCCTCCCCAAGGCGGATTCGCCGGGGGACAATCAACGCCGGACCCGCAGAAGCGACGATAATTACTCAGAGTATGGTCTCGCCAATGCTTGGAAGTACGGCGATGCGCTAACCAAGGCATCGCTGCTGGTCTTCGGTCTCGGTAATCTCGTTCGAAAGCAATACCTCAAGGGCATCGCGTTCCTTGCCATCGAGATCGCGGCGATCTATTACTTTGTCACCAAGGGCGTCAAGGCGCTCGAGGAGTTCCCGAGCCTGGGCGGCGGTGGACAAACCCGCGAGAAGGTCAATGGCTTCTGGGTGTACACCAACTCAGACCCCTCCACCGTTGTGCTGCTCAACGGCATCGCCACGATCTTCTTCATCCTCATCTTCATTTGGTTCGCAACCGTGGCCCTGCGTTCGGCGTACAAGGCGCAGGCATATGCTGAGCGAACCGGCCGGGCACGCACGCTCGGTGAGGACCTGCGCGCACTCACCGACGATGATGCACCCATCTTGTTCATGAGCCTTCCCACGGCGGGCATCCTGCTGTTTACGATCTTGCCGCTGATCTTCATGATCTCGATGGCCTTTACCAGCTTCGACTCGAAGAACCCGCAGCAGTTTAAATGGGTGGGATTTGAAAACTTTGGCAAGGTGCTGTCCAACGACGGCGGCACGGTGAACCTGAAGCTGTTCGTCTCCGTCCTTATTTGGACGCTGGTGTGGGCCTTTTTTGCCACCTTCCTGAACTACTTCTTGGGCATGTTCATGGCGATGCTCATCAACCGTCGCACCACGTGGGGCAAGGGCTTCTGGCGCGCCATCTTCTCCCTTTCAGTGGCCGTCCCGCAGTTCGTCTCCCTCCTAGTTCTGCGCTCGATGCTGCAGCCGGAAGGAGCCGTCAACCGACTGTTGTCCGGTGCCGGTCTCATCGACAGCCCGCTTCCTTTCTTTACCGACACCACTTGGGCGCGCGTCACGGTCATCGTGATCAACCTCTGGATCGGTATCCCGTACACCATCATGCAGGTCACCGGTATCTTGCAGAATATCCCCGGTGAGCTCTATGAGGCCGCCCGCCTCGACGGTGCCTCGTGGTGGCAGACCTTCCGCAGCGTGACCATGCCGTACATGCTGTTCGTGATGACCCCCTATCTCATCACCACTTTCACGGCCAACGTGAATAACTTCAACGTCATCTATCTGCTCTCTGGTGGCGCCCCGACCCCTGTCGGGGACTCCGCCGGCAAGACCGACCTTCTGATCACCTGGCTGTATAAGCTGACCGTCGACCGCGGCGACTACAACGTCGGCGCCGTCATCGGTATCTTCACCTTCATCGTGCTGTCGGTGGTCGCCCTTATTACCTACCGCCGAAGCGGATCCTACAAGAATGAGGAGGGATTCCAGTGA
- a CDS encoding TraX family protein gives MSAKARANANNTRVAAKADFPSRARSSAGDDRGVQPGGRGRGLSLKALIGIGYGFLIASVIGMVWANLRVDDPSAASLADLSAAILFEVLSWAGLPILTWCFVHQYRAHAGSWAMLGWIAAAALVAEVPYDLAVSQRAFDFSSQNLVWAFVVCFLLAKALETTKSGGLKVLAIVGAVLWLVLLCVGVRFGLVYVGLFVFAFFLVFWFLSARENTMMMTAGLLGASLLVAPALGTVFLHYRSTTIEDDRSSHWGLLWAYPVLMVLAAFSAIA, from the coding sequence ATGTCCGCGAAAGCGCGCGCCAATGCTAATAACACGAGGGTTGCCGCTAAGGCCGATTTCCCGTCACGGGCTCGAAGCTCGGCCGGAGATGATCGGGGAGTGCAGCCGGGTGGGCGGGGCCGGGGGCTGAGCCTTAAGGCCCTGATTGGAATCGGCTACGGCTTCCTTATCGCTTCGGTAATCGGCATGGTGTGGGCCAACCTGCGGGTCGATGATCCATCGGCTGCAAGCCTGGCTGATCTTTCGGCTGCGATCCTTTTTGAGGTTCTCAGCTGGGCTGGGTTGCCCATTCTCACCTGGTGTTTTGTTCACCAGTACCGGGCGCATGCGGGATCCTGGGCGATGCTGGGGTGGATTGCCGCAGCGGCGCTTGTCGCGGAGGTGCCTTACGACTTGGCGGTATCACAGCGCGCCTTCGATTTTTCTTCGCAGAATCTTGTGTGGGCTTTTGTTGTGTGCTTCCTTTTGGCAAAGGCTTTGGAGACTACCAAGTCGGGTGGCTTGAAGGTGCTCGCTATCGTCGGGGCGGTGTTATGGCTGGTGCTGCTGTGCGTGGGCGTGCGCTTTGGTTTGGTTTATGTGGGGCTTTTCGTCTTTGCGTTCTTCTTGGTGTTCTGGTTCCTTTCCGCCCGGGAAAACACGATGATGATGACGGCCGGCTTGCTCGGCGCATCCTTGCTTGTGGCCCCGGCACTGGGTACGGTTTTCCTTCACTATCGCTCGACCACGATCGAGGATGATCGCTCGAGTCACTGGGGTTTGTTGTGGGCCTATCCTGTGCTGATGGTGCTTGCGGCCTTCAGTGCTATTGCTTAA